CAGCGAGCCAATTGAACGACGAGCCTGCAGCGCACGGTTAAAGCCGGCAAACTGCGGTTCTGCCCCGCCGACAACCGCGCGGACTTCACCGGTAAAGCGGTCAACAATGACCATCGCCGCTTCCAGATCGTTCAGCTTGCGGGAGGCACGCAGCACCGGAACGCCTTCGGTCACCGCTTTTTCCGCCGCATCCTGGGACACGGAATCAAAAGTAGTGAAGATCTTCACGCCGGACAGATCTTTCACCTTGTCGCCCAGCTTGTCCTGAAGTTCCTGACGCACCATCTGCATAAAGGCTGGCTGCGGAGAGATTACGCCGCCGCGAGGCTGCACACCCAGAGGACGCGCGCTCAGCATGTCATACAGCTCCTGGTCGATCACCTTTTGCTCCTGCAGCAGACGCAGGACCAGGTTACGACGCTCAAGCGCCAGCTTCGGATTACGCCACGGGTTATACAGCGACGCCCCTTTCACCATCCCCACCAGCAGCGCCTGCTGGTCGAGGCTAAGCTCTTCGACCGGGCGGCCAAAGTAATAAAGGCTTGCCAGCGGGAAGCCGCGGATCTGATCGTCACCGCTCTGGCCGAGGTACACCTCGTTCAGATACAGCTCAAGGATGCGATCTTTATCGTAACGGGCATCCATGATCAGCGCCATGTAGGCTTCGTTAGCTTTACGCCACAGCGTGCGCTGGTTGCTGAGGAAGAGGTTTTTCACCAGCTGCTGGGTCAGCGTACTGCCGCCCTGCACCGCGCGTCCGGCCGTCAGGTTAGCGACAACCGCACGGCCAATGGAGTAAATGCTGATCCCGTCATGCTCATAGAAATGACGGTCTTCGGTGGCAATAAGCGTATCTACCAGCAAATCAGGGAAACCAGAGCGCGGCACGAACAGGCGCTGCTCGCCGTTTGGCGAAGAGAGCATGGTGATCAGGCGCGGATCGAGACGGAAAATCCCGAAGCTGCGGTTATTATCCATGTTCTGGATAGAGTCCAGGTGGCCGCCGTCAAACACCAGGCGCGCGCGGATCTGCCCCCTCTTTACCGTCCGGGAAGTCAAACGGACGGCGAATCAGCTCGATGTTGTTCCCCTGAACGGTAAACTCGCCCGGGCGTGTCATGCTCGACACCTGCCGGTACTGCGTCGCCTCAAGAAGCTTCACCATCTCCGCTTTGCTGTAAGGCATATCCGGCTCAAGGTTCACCATGCGGCCATACACCGCCGCCGGAAGCTGCCAGACTTTACCGTCAATACGGCTACGGATCTGCTGATCGAGGTAGACGCCGTAAATCACCAGCAACACAAAGAAGATGATCGCCAGCTTCACCAACAGCCAGAAGAAGCGGCGTTTTTTCGACGGTCGGCCCGATCCTTTACCCTTACCTTTTCCCTTACGCGGCGGCATTGGTTCCTCGTCTTCGTAGTCATCGTCTTCGTACTCGTCGTCATAATCCTCTTCCCTGAGTCGACGACGGCTCACCTTCTCTTTCGCCGGACGCGTTGGTTTTCCTTTACGTCCAATAGGCTCGCGGTCATTCCCCGCCATGCATCTTCTCCACAAAAGTTCAGGCGCAAAGGCCCGATTCTCCGTTCTTCCGCGCGATGCGAAAGAAGAAATCTCTCAAAGTGAGGGCACCAGATCCAGCGCCCTCAGGAATACTTTTTCGTGCGCCGGGTCGGTGCGGTATTCGCCGGATCGTCCGGCCAGACGTGTTTTGGGTAACGCCCTTTCATCTCTTTTTGCACTTCACGCCAAGCCCCGTTCCAGAACGCCGTCAAATCACGGGTGATCTGCAGCGGCCGCTGCGCCGGAGATAATAGCTCAAGCACCAGCGGAACGCGCCCTTCGGCAATACAGGGCGTCTGCGCCTCACCGAACATCTCCTGAATACGCACCGCCAGCGCGGGCGGGTTTTCGCTGTCATAGCGAATCGCGATCTGGCTTCCGGTCGGGACAGTGTAATGAGTTGGCAGTGCACTATCCAGCCGTTGACGCATCGGCCAGTCAAGCAAGTTGTTCAGCGCGCGATAAAGGTCGATATTTTTCAACGCCCGCAGCGAGGTCACGCCGCGCATTTCAGGCTGCAGCCACTCCTCAAGCGTTGCCAGCAGCGACTCATCATCTACTGCGGGCCACTTTTGCTCCGGCAACCAGCGAGCAGCGCAGGCCAGGCGCAATCGCAGCTGCTGCGCCGGCGCCGACCACTCAAGCAGGCCAAGCCCGCGCTCGCGGATCCCGTTTAAAATCGCCTGCTGCATTTCCTCTTCTGAAGGCTTCGCTAACAGCTGCGTTTTCACCACCAGCCTGCCGATTTGTCGACGGCGATACGCTGTTAACGACCCCCGCTCTTCATCCCACTCAACGGAGTCACTTTCCGTTAGCAGATGCGGCATACGAGCCACAAGCTCATCGATGTCCAGCGGTAGCGCCAGCAGGATACGGGCATCCGGCGACTGAGAGCCCTGCAGCAGCAGAGGAGCAACCAGCCATTCATGCCGCGTCATGGCGTCGTCCTTCTCCAGCATAGCGCCCATCCCGTTCGCTAACTGATAGCGGCCTTCAGCACCACGTCGCCGGGCAATACGATCCGTAAATCCATTTGCCAGCAGCGGCATTGCCAGCGAGATATCCGGCTCGCCGCCTCGTACATTCATTCTTTTCAGTAACTGGTGCGCTCTCTGCCGCCAGTTGCCGTTTCTGCTGTCGAAAATCGACCGCAAATCTCCGCCGCCCTGGGTCCGCGGCGGCTCTTCGAGGATCGCCGCAAGCCACGCAGCTGTGGCCTGCTCATCCGCCGTTTTGGCCGTAACCAACATTGAGGCGAGGCGCGGGTCATTGCCCAGCTGCGCCATCTTTTGCCCCAGGGCGGTTAAGCGCTGCCGATCGTCCACAGCGCCAAGTTGACGCAGGAGCCGGGTGGCGGCCGCCAGGTTAACCTCCGGCGGCACATCAAGCCAGGTGAGCTGGCGCAGATCCTGACAGCCCCACAGCAGCAGCTCAAGAAGCAGGCCAGAGAGATCGCTTTGTAAGATCTCCGGCTCGCTCTGCGCCGCCGCGCGCTCGGCCTGTTCAGCAGCGATAAGATGCAGGCAGATCCCCGGCTCCAGACGCCCGGCACGCCCTGCTCGCTGGGTCATGGAGGCCTGGCTTACGCGCTGGGTGACCAGCCGGGTAAGGCCGGTGCGAGCATCAAAGCGGGCGACGCGCTCCTGGGCCGCATCAACCACCAGACGAATGCCTTCGATGGTCAGGCTGGTCTCGGCGATATTAGTCGCCAGCACCACCTTTCGGGTTCCCGCAGCGGCAGGCAAAATCGCCTTCCTCTGTTCGCTAAGCGGCAAAGCGCCATACAGCGGGCAGAGCTGAACGTCACTCGCTACGCGCTCTTTTAGCTGCTCCAGCACGCGCTGAATTTCACCCACGCCGGGTAAAAACAGCAGCAGCGATCCGGACTCTTCACGCAGCAGCCCGGAAACGGCGTTAGCCACGGCCTCATCAAAACGCTGGTGAGCGGGTAATGCCCCATAGCGGCGTTCAACCGGAAAAGCTCGGCCTTCGGAGGTAATGACTGGCGCATCAGGCAGGCACTGCTGCAGGCGTTGGTTGTCCAGCGTTGCGGACATGATCAGGATCTTAAGGTCATCACGCAGCCCGGCCTGCACGTCCAGCAGCAGCGCCAGGGCGAGATCGGCCTGCAGGCTGCGCTCATGAAACTCATCGAGGATCACCAGCCCAATGCCGCTAAGCTCGGGATCCTGTTGGATCAGCCGCGTTAAAATCCCCTCGGTAACGACTTCAAGTCGGGTATTGGGCCCAACGCAGCTGTCGGCTCGCATCCGGTAACCAACGGTTTCGCCCGGTTTTTCCCCCAGCAGTTCGGCTAACCGCTGGGCAACGTTGCGGGCGGCAAGACGACGTGGTTCAAGCAGCAAAATGCGGCCTTGCAGCGAACTTTGCTGAAGGATTTGCAGCGGCAGCCAGGTCGATTTACCTGCGCCGGTAGGGGCATTGAGCAAAACTTGCGGGGCGGACTCGAGCGCTTTAAGCACTTCCGGCAGTACGGCCGCAACCGGTAATGAGGACACAAACGGCTCCAAAGGGTTA
This region of Cedecea lapagei genomic DNA includes:
- the hrpB gene encoding ATP-dependent helicase HrpB, giving the protein MSSLPVAAVLPEVLKALESAPQVLLNAPTGAGKSTWLPLQILQQSSLQGRILLLEPRRLAARNVAQRLAELLGEKPGETVGYRMRADSCVGPNTRLEVVTEGILTRLIQQDPELSGIGLVILDEFHERSLQADLALALLLDVQAGLRDDLKILIMSATLDNQRLQQCLPDAPVITSEGRAFPVERRYGALPAHQRFDEAVANAVSGLLREESGSLLLFLPGVGEIQRVLEQLKERVASDVQLCPLYGALPLSEQRKAILPAAAGTRKVVLATNIAETSLTIEGIRLVVDAAQERVARFDARTGLTRLVTQRVSQASMTQRAGRAGRLEPGICLHLIAAEQAERAAAQSEPEILQSDLSGLLLELLLWGCQDLRQLTWLDVPPEVNLAAATRLLRQLGAVDDRQRLTALGQKMAQLGNDPRLASMLVTAKTADEQATAAWLAAILEEPPRTQGGGDLRSIFDSRNGNWRQRAHQLLKRMNVRGGEPDISLAMPLLANGFTDRIARRRGAEGRYQLANGMGAMLEKDDAMTRHEWLVAPLLLQGSQSPDARILLALPLDIDELVARMPHLLTESDSVEWDEERGSLTAYRRRQIGRLVVKTQLLAKPSEEEMQQAILNGIRERGLGLLEWSAPAQQLRLRLACAARWLPEQKWPAVDDESLLATLEEWLQPEMRGVTSLRALKNIDLYRALNNLLDWPMRQRLDSALPTHYTVPTGSQIAIRYDSENPPALAVRIQEMFGEAQTPCIAEGRVPLVLELLSPAQRPLQITRDLTAFWNGAWREVQKEMKGRYPKHVWPDDPANTAPTRRTKKYS